In one window of Arachis ipaensis cultivar K30076 chromosome B06, Araip1.1, whole genome shotgun sequence DNA:
- the LOC107646611 gene encoding heat shock protein 82-like, translating into MERIMKAQALRDNSMAGYMSSKKTMEINPDNGIMEELRKRAEADKNDKSVKDLVLLLFETALLTSGFSLDDPNTFAARIHRMLKLGLSIDEDETGGDDADIPALEEDGAEESKMEEVD; encoded by the coding sequence AGGATTATGAAGGCTCAGGCCTTGAGAGATAACAGCATGGCTGGCTACATGTCTAGCAAGAAGACTATGGAGATCAACCCTGACAATGGCATTATGGAAGAACTGAGGAAGAGGGCAGAAGCTGACAAGAATGACAAGTCAGTAAAGGATCTTGTGCTGCTTCTCTTTGAGACCGCTCTTTTGACTTCTGGTTTCAGCCTTGATGATCCAAACACCTTTGCTGCAAGAATCCACAGGATGTTGAAGCTGGGTTTGAGCATCGATGAGGATGAAACTGGTGGGGACGATGCTGACATCCCAGCACTGGAAGAGGATGGTGCCGAGGAAAGTAAGATGGAAGAAGTCGATTAA